GAAGGAAATCGATATAGTGGAGAGCTCCATGGATGAACTGTGTTCCACCTCCAGGAAACGTTAAGAACTCACCAGTGACCTTCACCCAGTTCTGATGACCTTTCACCTCTGCTAGCTTTGTGTGTGGGACATTGTGGTACCATATCTACTAGATCACATGCAAGTCAACTTTTATCCATCATTTCacctcaagaaaaaaaaattatttggatcAGATCTTTTACCTTATTTCTGCTTTCTGGCCACTTGATGGACTCCTTATACCCATCTGGGAGGGAGACAAGACACGTTGGTGGGTCTTCTGGGCAATGCCTCTCTCTGTGCTCAAAATGTCTTCTActtgttagtttttttataGCTGCTTCGTTATCTAGGCATGGTATATAATCATAACCAGCAGTTGCATTGCACAACTCCCATGCCTTTCCAACCATTATACTCTCTATGGTATTTGATTCTGTCGTCTGTCTTTGTTTCTCGTCCTTAGATTCTGTTGCTTGACTCTTCCATGATTTTTGTGATTCTGCTGATTCTTTTGGTATTCCAGAACCGAACCCGCTTGCTTCTGAACTCTCttgtcttttctcttctttttgctCTTCTTGTTGTTGCTCCACATTGTCTTCCTTTGTTGTGCtttgttcttctttgcttccGCTTTCGTCTTCTGTTGTGTTATGTTCGTCTTGTTGTCCGTTCTCATCCTTTGTGCTCTTCTGCTCCTTTTCGTTTTCTTCACTAGTTGTATTGTTCTCCATATTTTCCTCCTTACCTGAGTTTTGATcgtcttgttgttgttgttgctgtccGTTTTCTTCATTCTTTGAGTTCTCTGATGTACCACCCTGCTCCGTCTCCATAGGTTGTTCTTCTTTGGTCTTATCTGTGTATGTCACCTCTGCGTTGGAATCCTGATCTTTCTTTCCTTGTTCCACGTCCGGAAACTCTTTTCCTTGTCCTTGTCCTTGCTCTTGCTCTTGCTCTTGTGTTCCTTTGTTGTTACCTGATTGAGCACCAGAGTCCTCGTCGCGTTGTTCTTTCTGTTCCTTCTCAAACTCCTTGACCACTTGTTTCACCCGACCCTCATCACTCTCTTGCATTAtcttgttgtttttttctttctcttcaggAATCTTTTCATTGTCCTGTTGTGTCTCTTGGCTTTGGGTCTCTCTTTGTACCTCGTCTCTTGCCTTTGAGCTCGTCTTTTCATTCTTCTCTTTAGCTGACTTTTGCTGTTCGTATTCTGACTTTATGGCGTCGTCTGGAAGCTTTCCCGGATTGTCCTCAAACGTTGGATGCTCATCAGACTCTTGTCTTGTTGGTTCGGGTTCATCGTTACCGTTTGAAGAGGCAGACACATCAGCCCTCTCCGTCTCTGATATAACCGTTCTTGTGTTGGCTTGTGAGATCTGTGGTGGAATAATGGAGTTGGAAGAAAGCATCCAGACACCGATGACACATAGAGCCACAAAGACGACCATTGTAATGGTCGACGCATAAGATGTCGAAGAAGAGCGTTTGTTTCCACGTCCTTTTCCAAAcgccatttttttatgtttgtggagagaaaagaaaaaaacgatggagaagaaagaaaacaaatgaaGGAGTAAAATGGGAGTTGAAGGAagtaaa
The Brassica napus cultivar Da-Ae chromosome A1, Da-Ae, whole genome shotgun sequence DNA segment above includes these coding regions:
- the LOC106421911 gene encoding probable methyltransferase PMT27 yields the protein MHVRLCWIFDSVFSLHNLSFLLFLLPSTPILLLHLFSFFSIVFFFSLHKHKKMAFGKGRGNKRSSSTSYASTITMVVFVALCVIGVWMLSSNSIIPPQISQANTRTVISETERADVSASSNGNDEPEPTRQESDEHPTFEDNPGKLPDDAIKSEYEQQKSAKEKNEKTSSKARDEVQRETQSQETQQDNEKIPEEKEKNNKIMQESDEGRVKQVVKEFEKEQKEQRDEDSGAQSGNNKGTQEQEQEQGQGQGKEFPDVEQGKKDQDSNAEVTYTDKTKEEQPMETEQGGTSENSKNEENGQQQQQQDDQNSGKEENMENNTTSEENEKEQKSTKDENGQQDEHNTTEDESGSKEEQSTTKEDNVEQQQEEQKEEKRQESSEASGFGSGIPKESAESQKSWKSQATESKDEKQRQTTESNTIESIMVGKAWELCNATAGYDYIPCLDNEAAIKKLTSRRHFEHRERHCPEDPPTCLVSLPDGYKESIKWPESRNKIWYHNVPHTKLAEVKGHQNWVKVTGEFLTFPGGGTQFIHGALHYIDFLQQALKNIAWGKRTRVVLDVGCGVASFGGFLFERDVIAMSLAPKDEHEAQVQFALERKIPAISAVMGSKRLPFPSRVFDLIHCARCRVPWHNEGGMLLLELNRMLRPGGYFVWSATPVYQKLEEDVQIWKEMSALTKSMCWELVTINKDKLNGVGAAIYQKPTTNECYEKRKRNRPPMCKNNDDANAAWYVPLQACMHKVPTNMVERGCKWPVNWPRRLQTPPYWLNSSQMGIYGKPAPRDFTTDYEHWKHVVSKVYMNEIGLSWSNVRNVMDMRAVYGGFAAALKDLQVWVMNVVNINSPDTLPIIYERGLFGIYHDWCESFSTYPRSYDLLHADHLFSKLRPRCNLVPVMAEVDRIVRPGGKLIVRDEANVIREIENMLKSLHWDVHLTFSKHQEGILSAQKGFWRPDTSP